The proteins below come from a single Streptomyces sp. B3I8 genomic window:
- a CDS encoding ATP/GTP-binding protein — MDFASSSGGPSRSTTSAKIVVAGGFGVGKTTFVGAVSEINPLRTEAVMTSASAGIDDLTHTGDKTTTTVAMDFGRITLDQDLILYLFGTPGQDRFWFMWDDLVRGAIGAVVLVDTRRLADCFPAVDYFENSGLPFVIALNGFDGQQPYNPEEVREALQIGPDAPIITTDARHRADAKSTLITLVEHALMARLR; from the coding sequence GTGGACTTCGCAAGCTCTAGCGGAGGGCCTTCCCGCTCCACCACGTCCGCGAAAATCGTGGTGGCGGGCGGTTTCGGCGTGGGGAAGACCACGTTCGTCGGCGCCGTCTCGGAGATCAACCCGCTGCGCACAGAGGCCGTCATGACGTCCGCGTCGGCGGGGATCGACGACCTGACCCACACCGGGGACAAGACCACCACCACGGTGGCCATGGACTTCGGACGTATCACGCTCGACCAGGACCTGATCCTCTACCTGTTCGGCACCCCGGGCCAGGACCGGTTCTGGTTCATGTGGGACGACCTGGTGCGCGGCGCCATCGGCGCGGTGGTGCTCGTGGACACCCGGCGCCTGGCCGACTGCTTCCCCGCGGTCGACTACTTCGAGAACTCCGGACTGCCCTTCGTCATCGCCCTCAACGGCTTCGACGGCCAGCAGCCCTACAACCCCGAAGAAGTACGCGAAGCCCTCCAGATCGGCCCCGACGCCCCCATCATCACCACGGACGCCCGACACCGCGCCGACGCCAAGTCGACACTCATCACCCTCGTCGAGCACGCGCTGATGGCGCGCCTGCGGTAA
- a CDS encoding roadblock/LC7 domain-containing protein yields MSQAAQNLNWLITNFVDNTPGVSHTVVVSADGLLLAMSEGFPRDRADQLAAVASGLTSLTAGASRIFEGGSVNQTVVEMERGFLFLMSISDGSSLAVLAHPEADIGLIGYEMALLVDRAGTVLTPDLRAELQGSLLN; encoded by the coding sequence ATGAGCCAGGCGGCACAGAACCTGAACTGGTTGATCACCAACTTCGTGGACAACACCCCGGGGGTGTCCCACACCGTGGTGGTCTCCGCCGACGGACTCCTTCTGGCGATGTCCGAAGGTTTCCCCCGCGACCGCGCCGACCAGCTGGCGGCCGTCGCCTCGGGGCTGACTTCGCTGACCGCGGGTGCCTCGCGCATTTTCGAGGGCGGCAGCGTGAATCAGACGGTTGTGGAGATGGAGCGGGGATTCCTGTTCCTCATGTCCATCTCCGACGGCTCCTCCCTCGCGGTTCTCGCACACCCTGAGGCGGACATCGGTCTCATCGGGTACGAGATGGCCCTTCTGGTCGACCGTGCCGGTACGGTTCTGACACCGGATCTCCGCGCGGAGCTCCAGGGGAGCCTTCTCAACTGA
- a CDS encoding DUF742 domain-containing protein, translating to MTTPPGGSPSNSWSYGPPQGQGDGSGQRYDFSSTPRHGSPYPPQGPGPSPYDQPSAPRIQPVQPQRRTPEPAPAGASNPLVRPYAMTGGRTRPRYQLAIEALVHTTAQPHQMQGQLPEHQRICQLCREIKSVAEISALLTIPLGVARILVADLAEAGLVAIHQPGGDESAGGQPDVTLLERVLSGLRKL from the coding sequence GTGACTACACCCCCAGGCGGTTCGCCTTCGAACAGCTGGTCGTACGGGCCCCCACAGGGCCAGGGCGACGGCTCGGGGCAGCGGTACGACTTCTCCTCCACCCCCCGGCACGGCTCGCCGTACCCGCCGCAGGGTCCCGGTCCGTCGCCGTACGACCAGCCCTCGGCACCGCGCATCCAGCCCGTGCAGCCGCAGCGACGCACCCCCGAGCCGGCGCCCGCGGGGGCGTCGAACCCACTGGTGCGCCCGTACGCCATGACGGGCGGCCGCACCAGGCCCCGCTACCAGCTCGCCATCGAGGCGCTGGTGCACACCACCGCGCAGCCGCACCAGATGCAGGGTCAGTTGCCCGAGCATCAGCGCATCTGCCAGCTTTGCCGTGAGATCAAGTCGGTCGCCGAGATCTCGGCCCTTCTGACGATCCCTCTCGGCGTGGCCAGGATCCTCGTCGCCGACTTGGCGGAAGCGGGCCTGGTCGCCATTCATCAGCCCGGCGGCGACGAGAGCGCCGGCGGACAGCCAGACGTGACTTTGCTCGAAAGGGTGCTCAGTGGACTTCGCAAGCTCTAG